From Algoriphagus sp. NG3, the proteins below share one genomic window:
- the murG gene encoding undecaprenyldiphospho-muramoylpentapeptide beta-N-acetylglucosaminyltransferase — MISGGGTGGHIYPAIAIANSWKEKYPASEILFVGALGKMEMQKVPEAGYKIKGLPVAGLQRSLTLENLKFPFKLMKSLTQASQIIREFKPDAVVGVGGYASGPVLYAAQRSGIPTLVQEQNSYAGLTNKILAKKAKKICVAYPGMDQFFPAERIAYTGNPVRKDILDLIGKREKAMLNFGLDLEKKTLLVLGGSLGARTLNLAVLRDMQKLEVEGYQVLWQCGKYYYEEMKSKLEDSGLASIRLYEFIREMDLAYAAADVIVSRAGALSVSELSLVGKPVIFIPSPNVAEDHQTKNALAYVTHDAALLLKDSEAVGSLQQKVESLLRDSDLCAKLGRNIKNLAKPNAANAIVTEIHQLIK, encoded by the coding sequence TTGATCAGTGGTGGAGGCACCGGAGGACATATCTATCCGGCTATCGCTATTGCAAATTCCTGGAAGGAAAAGTATCCTGCCAGTGAGATCTTGTTTGTGGGTGCTTTGGGCAAAATGGAAATGCAAAAAGTGCCAGAAGCCGGGTATAAGATCAAAGGGCTTCCGGTAGCGGGTTTGCAAAGGAGTTTGACATTAGAAAACCTCAAATTTCCTTTTAAGCTAATGAAGAGCCTTACCCAAGCTTCCCAGATCATCAGGGAATTCAAGCCAGATGCTGTAGTGGGAGTAGGTGGGTATGCGAGTGGTCCGGTACTGTATGCTGCGCAGAGAAGTGGGATACCAACATTGGTTCAGGAGCAAAATTCTTATGCAGGACTGACCAATAAAATTTTGGCCAAAAAGGCTAAAAAAATATGTGTGGCCTATCCTGGGATGGATCAGTTTTTCCCAGCGGAAAGAATCGCTTACACTGGCAACCCGGTGCGCAAGGATATTCTGGATTTGATAGGGAAGAGAGAAAAGGCAATGCTGAATTTCGGGCTGGACCTAGAGAAGAAAACGCTTCTTGTGCTCGGAGGATCATTGGGCGCTAGGACACTTAATCTGGCGGTACTGAGGGATATGCAAAAGCTAGAGGTAGAAGGATATCAGGTCTTATGGCAGTGTGGGAAGTATTATTACGAGGAGATGAAATCCAAATTGGAAGATTCAGGACTTGCCTCTATAAGGTTATATGAATTTATCCGGGAAATGGATTTGGCATATGCTGCAGCTGATGTGATTGTATCCAGAGCTGGAGCATTATCGGTGTCAGAGCTTTCGCTTGTGGGCAAGCCGGTGATTTTCATTCCATCACCTAACGTGGCAGAAGATCACCAGACCAAAAACGCTTTGGCCTATGTGACTCATGACGCGGCTCTACTATTAAAAGATTCAGAAGCCGTGGGTTCACTTCAGCAAAAAGTAGAGAGTCTGCTAAGGGACAGTGATCTGTGTGCGAAACTAGGCCGAAATATAAAGAACCTGGCAAAGCCCAATGCGGCAAATGCCATTGTAACAGAAATACATCAATTGATAAAATGA
- a CDS encoding FtsW/RodA/SpoVE family cell cycle protein has protein sequence MNQFKAWIDRNFKGDPIIWGIVILLSLFSILVVYSATGSLAHKYAGGNTEIYLIKHSMLIFVSLFVMWFAHKIPYRKYAMYAKLGVIISIPLLVVTYMFGSNINEANRWITIPLINQAFQPSDLAKLSLIAAIALMLAKRQKNISDFKNTFVPIIIAVGVICGLIAMANFSTAILLLMTCLLIMFIGRVPVKYIGIVLLVGILGLTVAGFTGQRGGTLISRIEAFFNEDEIPFQAEQSYIAIATGGIGGKGPGNSEQRNSLPHPYSDFIYAIIIEEYGLIGGFSVLFLYLALLYRGMRIVANSNKAFGGLLSAGLSFALVIQALVNMAVAVGLGPITGLPLPLLSMGGTSLVFTGISLGIILSVSRGDHQDESQQSSPAFVNRTRLKTA, from the coding sequence ATGAATCAGTTTAAAGCATGGATAGACAGGAATTTTAAAGGCGACCCTATTATTTGGGGGATTGTAATTCTATTGTCTCTTTTCAGTATTCTGGTGGTGTATTCTGCTACAGGGTCATTAGCACACAAGTATGCCGGAGGCAACACAGAAATCTACCTGATTAAGCATTCCATGTTGATTTTTGTATCCCTCTTTGTGATGTGGTTTGCACATAAAATCCCCTACAGGAAATATGCTATGTACGCCAAACTTGGTGTAATTATTTCCATTCCATTGTTGGTGGTGACCTATATGTTTGGATCCAATATCAATGAGGCTAACCGATGGATTACAATTCCGTTGATCAACCAAGCTTTTCAGCCTTCTGATTTGGCTAAGCTTTCTTTAATAGCTGCAATTGCGCTCATGCTTGCCAAGAGGCAAAAGAATATTTCAGACTTCAAAAATACGTTTGTTCCGATCATAATTGCGGTAGGGGTGATTTGTGGCTTGATCGCAATGGCCAATTTTTCCACTGCAATCTTGTTGTTGATGACCTGTTTGTTGATCATGTTTATCGGAAGGGTTCCTGTGAAATATATTGGTATTGTCCTTTTGGTTGGAATTCTAGGTCTGACAGTGGCAGGATTTACAGGTCAGCGCGGAGGAACATTGATTTCCAGAATAGAGGCTTTCTTTAATGAAGATGAAATCCCATTTCAGGCCGAGCAATCCTATATCGCTATTGCTACCGGAGGAATCGGGGGTAAAGGTCCTGGGAATTCTGAGCAGAGAAATTCCCTTCCTCATCCGTATTCGGATTTTATCTATGCCATCATTATTGAAGAATATGGCCTTATTGGAGGCTTCTCAGTCCTCTTTCTCTATCTGGCTCTGCTCTATAGAGGTATGCGTATCGTAGCAAATTCTAATAAAGCTTTCGGGGGACTGCTTTCTGCCGGATTGAGTTTCGCACTGGTAATCCAAGCTTTGGTGAACATGGCTGTAGCGGTAGGCTTAGGGCCTATTACCGGGCTACCTCTTCCGCTTTTGAGCATGGGGGGGACCTCATTGGTATTTACGGGGATTTCCCTTGGAATTATCCTATCGGTAAGTAGAGGTGATCATCAGGATGAATCACAACAGAGCAGTCCTGCATTTGTGAATAGAACAAGATTAAAAACAGCATAA
- the murD gene encoding UDP-N-acetylmuramoyl-L-alanine--D-glutamate ligase — MKRLAILGAGESGLGAAMLAREKGYAIFVSDAGQISSDRKSEMQRLQIDFEEGKHTSEKILSADLIIKSPGISPKTDLLVQAGQKSIPVIDELEFAFGYSKGKVIAITGTNGKTTTTLLTYHLLKEAGVDVGLAGNVGKSWAAQLTDGDHEWWVIECSSFQIDGFVDFKPAVAILTNITPDHLDRYDYKIDNYIDSKFGIFKNMTSDDQAILFADDALTNQGLKNNTINASTLWFSALEVQKAGAWADGEALTYAVAGESVQVSVATLSIKGKHNLLNALCAGSAALIAGVKAEDLMLGFKTFKNAPHRMELIREVDGVKFINDSKGTNVEATAYALASYDNEMIWIAGGVDKGNEYSALLPLAKNIKSLICLGKDNEKLKSAFATEINDIRETQHIAEAVNWGQELGEPGDIVLLSPACASFDLFKNYEDRGTQFREAVENLKPKAIA, encoded by the coding sequence ATGAAACGATTGGCCATTCTTGGTGCGGGAGAAAGTGGATTGGGAGCAGCTATGCTTGCCAGAGAGAAAGGCTATGCCATTTTTGTTTCGGATGCAGGACAGATATCCTCCGATAGAAAATCAGAAATGCAGCGGTTGCAAATTGATTTTGAGGAAGGAAAACATACTTCAGAAAAAATACTTTCGGCTGACTTAATCATCAAAAGCCCGGGAATTTCACCGAAAACGGATCTATTGGTTCAAGCAGGGCAGAAAAGTATTCCTGTTATTGATGAGTTGGAATTTGCTTTTGGTTATAGTAAAGGGAAAGTTATAGCCATCACTGGCACCAATGGTAAGACTACCACCACTTTGCTCACTTACCACTTGCTGAAAGAGGCTGGGGTGGATGTGGGATTGGCTGGGAATGTAGGCAAAAGCTGGGCTGCCCAATTAACTGATGGCGATCATGAATGGTGGGTCATTGAGTGCAGCAGTTTTCAGATTGATGGCTTTGTGGATTTCAAACCTGCCGTCGCCATCCTGACGAATATCACTCCGGATCACTTGGATCGATATGACTACAAAATTGACAATTACATAGATTCTAAATTCGGGATTTTCAAAAATATGACTTCAGATGATCAGGCAATTCTATTTGCTGATGATGCCTTGACAAATCAAGGTCTGAAGAATAATACCATTAACGCTAGTACACTGTGGTTTTCAGCGCTGGAAGTACAGAAAGCTGGAGCTTGGGCAGATGGCGAGGCATTGACATATGCTGTCGCCGGAGAGTCTGTACAGGTTTCTGTGGCTACCCTTTCTATTAAAGGAAAGCACAACCTACTGAATGCATTATGTGCGGGTTCGGCAGCTTTGATCGCAGGAGTGAAAGCGGAGGATTTGATGCTGGGTTTTAAAACCTTCAAAAATGCCCCTCACCGCATGGAGCTGATCAGAGAAGTAGATGGAGTGAAATTCATCAACGACAGCAAAGGTACCAACGTGGAGGCTACCGCTTATGCTTTGGCAAGCTATGATAATGAGATGATCTGGATAGCTGGGGGAGTGGATAAGGGCAATGAGTACTCGGCGCTTTTGCCGTTGGCAAAAAACATCAAGTCACTGATATGCCTTGGAAAAGATAATGAGAAGCTTAAATCGGCTTTTGCTACAGAGATAAACGATATCAGAGAAACTCAGCATATCGCTGAAGCAGTGAACTGGGGGCAAGAACTTGGAGAACCTGGAGATATAGTCTTACTATCTCCTGCCTGTGCAAGTTTTGACTTATTTAAAAATTATGAAGATCGCGGGACGCAGTTTCGCGAGGCAGTAGAGAACCTTAAACCGAAAGCCATCGCATGA
- the mraY gene encoding phospho-N-acetylmuramoyl-pentapeptide-transferase gives MLYPVFDYLDKVLDIPGMGVFQYISFRAGMASLFSLIITISFGHKIIAWIRRQQIGETVRDLGLDGQNEKKGTPTMGGLMIMAAILIPTLLFADLNNIYIILLLITTVWLGTIGFIDDYIKVFRKNKEGLAGKFKIVGQIGIGVIVGSTLYFHESVVIREFQNPVSIEEGVVETPAFRDVKVAKTTIPFTKNNELNYETLLGFMGEAMTPVFYIFIVTFIITAVSNGANITDGIDGLAAGTSAIIGLTIAIFAYLSGNAIFSSYLNIMYIPNSGELVIFASAFIGACVGFLWYNAYPAQVFMGDTGSLMLGGVIAVLALTLRKELLIPIMCGVFVIENLSVMLQVGYFKYTRKKYGEGRRIFLMSPLHHHYQKKNIPEAKIVTRFWIVGILLAVVTLATLKLR, from the coding sequence ATGTTATATCCTGTTTTTGATTATTTGGACAAAGTGCTTGACATCCCTGGAATGGGGGTGTTTCAGTACATATCGTTCCGCGCCGGGATGGCATCGCTGTTTTCATTGATAATTACCATTTCTTTTGGTCACAAAATCATCGCTTGGATCCGAAGACAACAAATCGGGGAGACAGTAAGAGATCTTGGACTGGATGGGCAGAACGAAAAGAAGGGAACGCCTACAATGGGTGGCCTTATGATTATGGCTGCGATTCTGATCCCTACTTTGCTTTTTGCAGATCTGAACAATATCTATATCATTCTACTGCTTATCACCACCGTATGGCTGGGGACGATAGGTTTTATTGATGATTATATTAAGGTATTCAGAAAAAACAAGGAAGGACTAGCTGGTAAATTTAAAATCGTCGGTCAGATCGGAATAGGGGTAATAGTAGGTTCCACACTTTACTTTCATGAAAGTGTAGTGATACGTGAATTTCAGAATCCGGTATCTATCGAAGAAGGTGTAGTAGAAACTCCGGCATTCAGGGATGTGAAAGTAGCGAAAACCACCATTCCATTCACCAAAAACAATGAGCTGAATTACGAGACCTTGCTTGGCTTTATGGGTGAAGCCATGACTCCTGTCTTCTATATTTTTATAGTGACATTCATCATTACGGCAGTTTCCAACGGGGCAAATATCACCGATGGAATCGATGGTTTGGCGGCAGGAACTTCCGCTATAATAGGCCTTACGATTGCGATTTTTGCCTACCTCAGTGGCAATGCCATATTCTCCTCTTACCTCAATATCATGTATATCCCCAATTCTGGGGAACTGGTGATTTTTGCCTCGGCATTTATAGGAGCATGCGTTGGATTCCTGTGGTACAATGCCTATCCGGCACAGGTATTTATGGGGGACACGGGTAGTTTGATGTTGGGGGGAGTGATAGCCGTTTTGGCTTTGACACTTCGCAAAGAACTACTGATTCCAATAATGTGTGGCGTCTTTGTAATCGAAAATTTAAGCGTAATGCTACAGGTGGGGTACTTTAAATATACCCGGAAGAAATACGGTGAAGGCAGGAGAATATTTCTCATGTCTCCTCTCCATCATCATTACCAGAAGAAAAATATACCTGAAGCCAAAATTGTAACCCGGTTTTGGATTGTGGGGATTTTGCTTGCAGTAGTCACGTTGGCGACTTTGAAATTGAGATAA
- a CDS encoding UDP-N-acetylmuramoyl-L-alanyl-D-glutamate--2,6-diaminopimelate ligase has product MKVLKDILYKVSLTSTTGDMELEVKDIVFDSRQVKEGSAFVAIKGTQVDGHEFIEKAIGLGAQSIVCERLPEQLLDGVTYVEVVNSARALGVMASNYFDNPSKTIKVVAITGTNGKTTTATLLHQLFMRMGYSTGLLSTVENKINETVIHATHTTPDAVSVQALLRKMLDEGCTHCFMEASSHAIVQERIAGLKLAGAVFTNITHDHLDYHGTFDEYIKAKKKLFDELPKDAFALVNGDDKRGAVMLQNCKASHQTFALKSPADFKAKIISNTLEGLELDINGKQIWFRMIGAFNAYNLLGVLGVTVLLGEEEDEVLRELSGIRGAKGRFDRVSIAGITAIVDYAHTPDALDNVLKTINGARTGGEQLITVVGCGGNRDKSKRPVMAKIAVQESDKAILTSDNPRFEEPSEILNDMQAGVGPSELRKTLTIVDRREAIKTACMLSQKGDIILIAGKGHEDYQEIKGVKHHFDDTEVVTEFLQQFTQD; this is encoded by the coding sequence ATGAAAGTACTGAAAGACATATTATATAAAGTATCACTTACCTCCACCACCGGTGACATGGAGTTGGAAGTGAAGGATATTGTCTTTGATAGCCGGCAGGTGAAGGAAGGGAGTGCTTTTGTAGCCATCAAAGGTACACAGGTGGACGGACATGAGTTTATTGAGAAGGCAATTGGGTTGGGAGCGCAAAGTATTGTCTGTGAGCGATTACCCGAGCAACTTCTAGATGGAGTCACTTATGTAGAGGTAGTGAATTCTGCACGTGCCTTAGGAGTCATGGCCAGCAACTATTTTGACAATCCTTCTAAAACCATCAAAGTAGTAGCGATTACAGGCACCAATGGCAAGACGACTACAGCCACGCTTCTGCACCAGTTGTTTATGAGGATGGGTTACAGTACTGGCTTACTTTCCACTGTCGAGAATAAAATCAACGAAACAGTAATCCATGCTACCCACACTACTCCTGATGCGGTGAGTGTGCAGGCATTGCTACGCAAAATGCTGGATGAAGGATGTACGCACTGTTTCATGGAAGCAAGTTCTCACGCCATAGTACAGGAGAGAATAGCGGGATTGAAGCTGGCTGGTGCTGTATTTACCAATATCACGCACGACCATCTGGATTATCACGGTACGTTTGACGAATATATCAAAGCCAAGAAGAAGTTGTTTGATGAGCTTCCTAAGGACGCCTTTGCGCTGGTAAACGGTGACGATAAGCGGGGAGCGGTAATGCTTCAAAATTGCAAAGCCTCACATCAGACATTTGCTTTGAAATCCCCGGCGGACTTTAAGGCCAAAATCATCTCCAACACCTTGGAAGGGCTAGAGCTGGATATCAACGGAAAGCAGATCTGGTTTAGAATGATAGGTGCGTTCAATGCTTACAATCTCTTGGGGGTTCTGGGTGTGACCGTGCTATTGGGAGAGGAGGAAGACGAAGTACTTCGGGAACTGTCTGGGATCCGCGGAGCCAAAGGGAGGTTCGATAGAGTTTCTATCGCTGGTATTACAGCTATCGTGGATTATGCCCACACCCCAGATGCGCTGGATAATGTACTTAAAACTATCAACGGGGCAAGGACAGGTGGTGAGCAATTGATTACCGTGGTAGGATGTGGAGGAAACCGTGATAAGAGTAAGCGACCGGTGATGGCTAAAATTGCCGTTCAGGAAAGCGACAAAGCCATACTTACCTCAGATAATCCCCGCTTCGAAGAGCCTTCGGAAATCCTTAACGATATGCAGGCTGGTGTAGGCCCATCTGAGCTCAGAAAAACCTTGACTATAGTAGATCGCAGAGAGGCAATCAAGACCGCCTGTATGCTTTCGCAAAAAGGAGATATCATCCTGATTGCCGGGAAAGGCCATGAGGATTATCAGGAAATCAAAGGGGTGAAGCACCACTTTGACGATACTGAAGTAGTAACCGAGTTTTTACAACAATTCACACAAGACTGA